Proteins encoded in a region of the Ornithodoros turicata isolate Travis chromosome 3, ASM3712646v1, whole genome shotgun sequence genome:
- the LOC135389494 gene encoding uncharacterized protein LOC135389494: MATSARLLDNAMKNLGKEVELKDLGEPTYILGIEVKHDKLRKTLTINQRKYVDEILKSFNMEDSKQVKTPIEVGRSATTEETSENISDPNVPYKNLIGNLMYLVQGTHPDIAFAANFLSQFNSNYTQHHWRMAKRILRYLKGTRNAGITYTACKEPLVGFSDASRNEYNTGRSRSAYVYTLSKGAISWRSAKQQLVALSTCEAEYIALTEAMKEGKWLKTRLTELGFDQYGT, from the coding sequence ATGGCCACATCCGCGCGACTTCTTGACAACGCGATGAAGAACCTGGGGAAGGAAGTGGAGCTCAAAGATTTAGGAGAGCCCACCTACATCTTGGGTATAGAAGTAAAACACGACAAACTCCGCAAGACGTTGACCATCAACCAGAGGAAATACGTCGACGAAATTTTGAAAAGTTTTAACATGGAAGACAGCAAACAAGTAAAAACACCGATAGAGGTAGGACGAAGCGCAACGACCGAAGAAACGTCCGAGAACATCTCCGACCCCAACGTCCCATACAAAAACCTCATAGGCAACCTGATGTATTTAGTTCAGGGTACTCACCCTGACATCGCCTTCGCAGCGAATTTCCTAAGTCAGTTTAACTCAAACTACACGCAACACCACTGGCGGATGGCAAAGAGAATACTCCGGTACCTCAAGGGGACGCGGAATGCTGGAATAACTTACACCGCCTGCAAAGAACCGTTAGTCGGGTTCAGCGACGCCAGCCGGAACGAGTACAACACTGGGAGGTCCAGAAGCGCCTATGTTTAcaccttgtccaaaggagcgATCAGCTGGCGATCAGCGAAGCAACAACTTGTGGCGTTGTCGACATGCGAAGCCGAATACATTGCGCTCACAGAAGCCATGAAAGAAGGCAAATGGCTGAAAACACGTCTGACGGAGCTTGGGTTCGACCAGTACGGAACCTGA